The DNA sequence AATAGCTGGAACTACAGCAGCCATTTTGGTTACTAAACAAGGAAGAGGTACGGCACTTGGTCTCCCAAAATTATTTGCAAAGTGTaacgatttatttattttttttaaatatgggtACAGTTGACCTGATTAACGGCCTGAGTGACGGTAAATGTTATGCAACACTGGCTGGAGGTTCTGGAATTGATAAGAGTATCAGCACCACCTAGAAATGGTCCGGATTAGAAAAGGGGACGTGGCTTTGCGTTTCTCGATTAATTCGGCCCAGGTTTCTCCGGGTTCTGATCTCATGCCCAGCCCCAAGCCCTTAGcatgtccttcctgtctcccagCGCCAAAACAAGTCGCAAACTTACGAACGACAGGACTGGTACCAACCTGGCTAGCTGCTGCTGTCAGCCATCTCGTCCATGACTTTCCTAACTTCCTCCCGAGAGTTCTGAGCTTCCTGTCTCCTGCCGCTGCCCCTGCCTCAAACAGGTAAACAATatggtgagtgaatgagtgagcGAGCAGCACCTTCCGCAGCAAACAGGAACCAAGTGACCCAAAGAGCGACCAACAAGTAACAGAAAGGGGAACGTGGATCATACCCTGGCACACTGCATGCTACTGTACCTCTCTCCCGCTGTCTGCAGGGCAGAACCTCCATCTTTCAGCCTCTTATCCACTACAGGCTTCAGGGTGTTGGATCCAAtcccagggcacaaagcagagaACAAACCAAAACATACACTTCCAAATTATATAATGAGTTGATGTGAACTTGATATTCCTGTAATATTATTTTATCCACGCTTATAGCATttataataatgattttataacTGTTATCTCTTCTGGGAAAGAACACATGTAATTTCCTGCATCCATTTTtactgaatttatttacagtctCTTATTAGGCTGTAATAGAGGTTAAAGTATGTCGCAATCGGACTGGGATGCATGGTAATGAGTGACTGTAAGGCGTCCCAGAATAGTCTGTAAGATCTGCGGAAATGCTAGTGAATTCGGATGAGATAAGGAATAAGGAATAAGACAGGAGTAGATATTCTGTCAGATCTCTGTGACAAACAGACTTCCAGGAAAATGCAGAGGGGAAAAATCCCCGTCTTCTGATGCCAACCAGctcttgatttttattattatttttatttttatctcctTTTTAACTTTGTTATTATGCATCACGGCGGCAGAGCAGGGAATGCTGGGATGTCTCTCTTCCCCGGCGAGCGCTGTGAGTCAGTAGAAAGGAACAGAGATCGCTTGTGTGTTTACGGGAAGGGAAGGTCCTGCTGACTTTCTAAAAGAAGTTTGGTAGACGTTGGCGTGGCTTTGAAgccagcctgcagggggcgtgCCGGTTAACTGGGAGTGTAGCTATGAGAGAGGCTTTGCTGTTAGCGCTGTCAGTCAGGCTGAGGATATCTCACAGCCAGGCAGAGCGGCCAGCACTATGAGACTCATGGGCGGGGAGAACACGAAATGCACATGCAATGGGTTACAGATGTGTGACCGTTTATTTCAGCTAGGAAAACACACATGCCTAAGAACCTCTCGGCAGCCTCCCCCCTGTGGCCTCCGATCGCCATGGTTCCCATCTCACATATCGCCGTGGTAACGAGCGTGGCCTGGGGGCGGGAGCACAGCATCTCCTAGGCTGCCGGAGTTAGTGGCAGGCGTGTGATGGGAGGCAGCAGGCCTGTAATTACACGCTCACGCACCTTGTGGGTCCAGCTGCGGGGGTCTTGGGAAGTTTGAGGctatccagcccccccccccctcgaaaTTTTGGTACAAACTGGTACGTGTCAGCGGGCTATCAAAATCTGTGACTTTTGTGATTATTATCACTAATGATTTTCCACCCCCCTTCCTGCACAATGTAAAaatgaagacccccccccccccccccgtattgCATGGAGGTTGTCATTGTGCCCAACAGTGTGAgcttgtgtggctcagtgggctgagcctctgtgtctgtgattggaaggttgctggtttgagtcccgCCTaggcatgtctgcgggtccttcagcaaggcccccAGCTCCCTGTGTGCTGCTATGGGGGGGGCGGCCAGCTTGCTTTCATCTACAGAGAGCAAGTCGGGGGAGGTGagaaaagaatttccccaggggGGTCAATGAAAAGTATCAATTATAATGTCACTTTGACCTGATTCCTAAATGCCCGATTTGGACCCCGATCAACAGATGTCTTGAATCCTTCTTCAGTTCAGTTTCCAAAGACTTACGTGACGGATCAGTAGGTCCTGAGCAGGGTCGCCTTTCCCGGTGGCCCGTCCATTGTGGCAGACCCCAGCCCGGATTAGCGTGGGCTATTCGCGGCACGTTGGCGTTGCCCATGCCAGCAGTGAGCCCTGAGCAGGATGTGGTCTCCTTGGGCGAGACGTGCTTTTAATCACCATGACCACTTCAGCTGTTTCACTGAGGGCCACCATCTCCAGGCTTGTGGAAGGTAGGTAAAAACATGTTctcaaattaaataaactatGTACTCTCAACCGGCAGGGCAAATTAATGATGGTCATTTGATTGTTGTCACCACCTGCCACATTAAAAAGGACTTGCTCAGCATCAAAACTCCGGAAAGCTGTAAAAACGTTGGTTCTGTTCAAAAAAGCTGATGTGGACAAAGGGAGCCAGCAGGGtcttaaattaaattaagcaTGCTCCTCAAAGCTATGTTGAAGGACCAGTTCACATTTAGGACCTCAGCGGGGCGCTTCTGTGCCAGGACAAACAAAATCCTGTGAGCAAGTTGATTTCTTGACAAAACCCACATGAGTGACCCACCAAAGCAGGAAACAATGGCTGATGTAGCACTGTCACGGTCATTCTGAGGCTGTTTTTCTTCAGCCCCCCCATGTTGATGTGGGGCAGGCGTTGGTTCGAGCCCCAGAGGCGGGGCCAGGCATGCGTCCATGTGCGTCATGCCAGCATTCCGCTGACCAGAGCACTCTTTCAGGAACGTCTTCAGACTCTGACCTCAGGGTCCTGAGACTCATGTCCAGGAAAGCCCCAAGGAGACACCTTCTCCAGGATGCGCGCCTGCTGTCTACGCACACGTCTTTGCTCCCAACCCCAGTCCTCAGGGGCGCTGTAAAAGGGGGGTAAACAATGACGATTCTCGGGGCCCATGACTGAGAGGGGCCCCAGAGAAAAAAGTCTCAGCTGTGTTGGGGGCCCTGTCAAGAttcttttcatggggcccaaaatccttAGCAGCGCCCCTGCCAGTCCTACACAGTCTTGCAGGTGTCTGTTATGAAAGGAAGCTCGTTTTGATTCTACGGATGCCTCCCGGGGTTCCGAGCCTCCGAGTTTGGGGGCGCCAGAAATGCGGGATGCGGAGTGAAGCTGCACCTCTCAGCCGTGTTTCAGAGGCATCCAGCGTATGAAGCTATTCTCAGATCTGACCCCCAGGCAGCTGTGTGACCTGGAATTACTCAGAGAGGCCAAGCTGGAGAAGATCTGTGCCAAAAGCCCTGCTAGTAATAAATATTTACCCTGGATAATTTGGTGACTGCTGACCTATGACCTTCTTGCAGGAAGGCCACAATCCCACCTGTAGCCTTTAGGTTCCGTCAGACAGAGGTTTGGTGAGACGCCTAATTAGCTAGGCTAATTATTCCTGACTTAAAGCCTTCTTTGCAGTCCCCAGCAGGGAGGACAGAGCGATTTTGGGGggacatacaaaaaaaaaccctgggACTCTTTTCTTAAAATCTTCCCAGACTTGCATGGTGTTTCTCATACACACAGAGGATAAATATTATTTAGAATTTAAGAAGCAGTGATAGGAGCAGCTTTTTTGAGAATGGGGGGCATGTTTTCAAACTACAGTTAAAGTTTTTGAGTGATATACTGGCCAGGGAGGGGGGATTTATGGGGGCTGTGGTAGTGAGCCAGCCTTTAGGAGATGGATTTTAAATCAGTTATCATCATGAACCGTTCCAGGGCTAATTGTTCAGGACAATCAGTCATATCTTAGAGCAATTCCCAAAGTGGCGGGTCACAAGATGATTTACAGAATATGAGTATCATTTTTTTCAACAAGATATACTTAGTCAGAATTTATATTATTTCAATGTAATATAGGCCTAACAATATTTCTAAAACAAGCTTAATTTGGACCAATATTTGTGGCATGTCGGGGTCACGATTTTGTAAACTCTAAACTTCACTGCAAATCATAATGTCCGGTCCCGTTTTTCTCAGCGTATCAAAGAAAACAGCTGAAGTGAAGAAATGCTGTTTCGCTTCAAACTGCAGTGAATTGGCAGCGAGTAACTGGAACCGAATGCGGAGCCTGACAAAATCACTTTCTCCGATATGTCTGTGCCGGTGCAGCTCGCTCCGATGTCAGTCACGGAGAGCTGCCAGGGATGATCACGCACACATGTCACCCTCCGGGAAAGGAGGTTCGGTTTTGAGACGATGGGTTAACTGGGGGGATGTAGCCTTCGTCTGTGACTGCCAAAACGAAATGCAATAGcctaaaaatgaaaatcatcGTGTATTGTGCAAAAAAACCGAGCAACTAAGTATGGGAACATTTCGCATTAGATATGCCGTTTAAGAATTGCATAAGGATTTTGTACGGATTCTTACATGCATGAGTGTCTTGTTAGTTTGTAGGGAGTTGAGCCCGATTACCTGTCAACCATAAGAGACAGTAACCTGAGTACCACGGTAACCCCTTTGCCTGAGATCATCGTTAGGAGGTTCTGGAGAAAAAGCTAGCGAGTAAGTGGGTCACGGGTTTGCTGGACATAGGTGATCAGGACCAACGTATCAGTCAGACTGCAAAGAGTATAGAGTCTCACTCCGACAAAGTTTCGAAACAGGCTTTGTAGCAACAGTGATTTACGATGGGGAAAATGATGTGGAAGGTCATATGAACGAAGAAGGCAACCCTATGTGACAACCCAGCAGAAATTATTCTAATCGTTTTACTGGAAAAAGACTGACATTAAAATAACAAGATAAAAGAGACAAAGAATGTTTTCTTGTACGGAAAGTGACCGAATTGGAGGACGCCTTGCGAATAAACCGTATTGTTAGTGTGTGCTTTTGTAGTGACGTACAGAGATCGCCGCGATACAGGCCAGACGTGCTTTGGTATGAAGGCGGGGGCATAATAGtttagatgatagatagatagatagatagatagatagatagatagatagatagatagatagatagatggatggatggatggatggatggatggatggatggatggatggatggatggatggatggatggatggacggattgACAGATATTAAACATAGTATTTATAATTCATGTATAATATTAGTCAGTTTTACAAGACTTGTGATACAACATGGTAGTTTGAGAAAATCTACCCGACCGGTTGTGGGAAAACAGGGGtatgctgccatctagtggtatTTTCCTGTGTTACATATTGGATTAACACACAAGCCTTATAGCCAATATTACCTTTCTACTGAACTTCAGCGTCTTCACAAGAATGAACTTAAGACCCTTCACTGGAACAGTCAAATGCACGCAAAATATTGTGCTCAACTTGTATGGCTACTTCTAAAAGTTTCAGGATATTATTAAATGATCTTTACACTTAGATTAACAGAATTTTTGAAGTCGCCTTTCGAAAAATTTGATGTCCTGTGAACAATTACTATCCTCCTGTTGCATACACACCGTTATCTGTCTGAAACCGCATTTTACATTTAGTATTGTAAAGAAATGAATGTCACAGTAGTTGTAACCTTAGACTCAGTGTGGTCATTACTGGGAACCTCAAACACAGGCACAGTGAAGGAAACAGTGGAAAATCCAAAACGTCTCTTTATGTTGGACCATCCCCAAGGAAGCAGCTGAGCTCCACAAAGCTGACATTGAAATATGACCTTAATATGTTTACCATATTGCCCAAAACCTGCTTTGTGTGTGAAAAATCAACTATGGGCAACCAGAGCACATTCTGCTTGTACAAAGCCCCGGCGTAGGCGAAGAGAAACCAGAAAACAGAAGTAcgcaggacaggatgccagttcatagCCATAAGTGCTTTTTTGATTAAAAACATACAATGATTTTAATGGGAGGAAGACTTGACGgcataataaaatacaaaaatgtgcATCCACTATACAGCAATTAACATTTTTACAGCTCAGCAATAGGCTATATTTTTCCTAACATTAAGCTGcatgctggaaaaaaaatctgcacaAACAGGACGTGTCAAGAAGGGTGTAAATGATTTTCCAGGCACCATCCCCAGGGTACAGCAGTTAGTGGAAACCGTCTCACAACATCAAAGACCCAATAAGGTAGGTGAAGGAACTGAAGGAAAAAAGTTGGGATCACTTAAGACAAATTTCCccagatttattttattcagaaGTGCAATAAGATTAATAAATTGCAATAAGATTAATAAATTGATGCAATAATTTCAgatcaaatacaaaaaaaaactaaaccaTTTCTATTTCTTGTTAGTATTTAATAAGCAGTCCATCAGCTTTGTACTTGACCTCTCGAGTGGAAGAAGACCAAGGGAAACTTCACCATTAAAAAGttgggggtcagggtggggggggggaggtgcatGTGTAACATCTGCAGCGAGCGGTTCCCAAACACCTCTTCCTTCAAACAGGGACACATCTAATCTAAGCCTCTAAGAGGAAATCACAGCCGATCTTCGAAAGGAACAGAGTGCCCCATTAGCTCCTTGGGTCGTGACCTGCTGTCCACCAGTTGCAGTGCCCGCCGCCCTGTGCACCAGTTCGGAAAGTTAGGGAGGGAGCGGAAGAACTGGTACGTCCGGTGGGAGAGTCGTCTGGATGACTCCATGCAGTCCTTCCAACTGGGATCCATGCTCATCTCTTCTCCAATTTTTTAAACTTGGCCTCTAAAAAAGGACATGAAGAACATTCGGTGACTAGCAGTTCTGAGTAAGCACATCATCCATCCAGAGGGGTATAGACTCGGATGAACCCAGTACAGTATGCTAGTCCATCGCAAGACACGCACATACACTCATATAGattaagggcaatttagagacaccaattagcctaaatgcatgtttttggtcTGCAGGAGAAAATTGGATATTATAATCCTACGTCACTGAAAAAAGTAGCTAACAGTCAAATGAGCTGAACAGGAACAAATTCTTGTACGGGCTATGCATTCACACAGCAGCTGATGTGCCTGCAGGACAGAATTGTGCAAGTCTTTGTGGGGGGGTACACACCAAGCTTTTTGGAGTAGGCGTCCAGTTTGTAGGCCGCTTGCTCCAGTGCCGTAACCTGCTCCTCGATCTGGTTGATCTGGTCAAGATATGGCTGCAGGCTGGCATCTTGATTGCGTGGTCAAAGCCACGGTCAGCGAGCCCCAGGAATGACAGGATGAAAACAAGCTATCTGTACCAGCTAATCACTAAACAAAGCTCTTTCACAGAAACCCAGCAGCTTTACTGCACACCACAGATAGGGAGGAGTTACACACTAAGACTAAGGCCCAAGTCTTGGGTGAAAAGATATTATGTCAGTTAGGACTATACATTAGACTTTATGCAAAACTACATTCTGCAGAATGCGTCTCATTAACAGGTCTCACATTTCTGATTCAGGTCCTGAAGGTTACGACTGATGTTTATGGAGATGTCTTTCATTTCCATGTACTTCAGGCTGGTGAGCTTGTTCATGTTTTCAAGGAGCTTGTAATCCTCACAGGTGGCTGGGAAAGGGCCATCAAAATATGGACATATTTAACGTTTGACATGTAAGATGCTCTTCAAAACACTATAACATTCATATACAACACATATACATTATATAGACGTCAAATACggttttataatttatatatatatatagtattgtCACACGTGTAGCAAAAGCAGACACCTGTGAGCTCTCCTTGCAGAAAGATGGCCATCTTATAAAACATATCCTTGCACAGCTCGTTTATGTCCGGATCTGCTGGTTCCGTGGCCTCTTCAGCCGTCTCGACTCCTCCGTCATCTGCGGAAAATAGCATGTGGGATGTCA is a window from the Paramormyrops kingsleyae isolate MSU_618 chromosome 21, PKINGS_0.4, whole genome shotgun sequence genome containing:
- the bloc1s2 gene encoding biogenesis of lysosome-related organelles complex 1 subunit 2 translates to MAVSEADAGDVDVAAIAARPSEPGARMDTEPLGHAVDSDGLESGPKSLVSTSKKPGNNNDGGVETAEEATEPADPDINELCKDMFYKMAIFLQGELTATCEDYKLLENMNKLTSLKYMEMKDISINISRNLQDLNQKYASLQPYLDQINQIEEQVTALEQAAYKLDAYSKKLEAKFKKLEKR